Within Lusitaniella coriacea LEGE 07157, the genomic segment CTACCTCAGTAGTGCTTTCAAACTATGATTTTATCTAGGTTCGGTGCGCTTTTGTTCGCTGTCGCGTTCTCGAGCGCATTTACTAATATAGCCACTCTCCCCAGTCATGTCAACCCTAATCTTGAATTTTTTTTTGGGACAACCTCTATCTACCTCCTCGCCTGCCTTTTGTGGGAAAATTAGTTTTGGAGTTTGGAGGGTAAGGAGAATTTTGACGAGTTTTCAGTTTGTTATTTCTACTTTGAATGAGTTTTGGAGCGATCGCGGCTGTTTAATTGCTCAACCTTACGATACGGAAAAAGGGGCGGGGACGATGAATCCTCATACCTTTCTGCGTGCAATTGGATCTGAGCCGTGGTCTGTGGCTTATGTGGAACCGTCTCGAAGACCGACGGATGGGCGCTATGGCGAGAATCCCAATCGCTACCAGCATTACTATCAATATCAAGTTTTGATTAAGCCATCCCCTCCTAATATCCAGGAGGTTTACCTCGATTCCTTGAGTGCGTTGGGAATTGCAGTTGAAGATCACGATATTCGTTTTGTTGAGGATAATTGGGAGTCTCCAACGTTAGGTGCTTGGGGAGTGGGTTGGGAAGTTTGGCTTGATGGGATGGAAATTACCCAATTTACTTACTTTCAGCAGTGTGGTGGCATTGATTGCCGTCCAGTGTCTATTGAGATTACTTACGGTCTGGAGCGATTGGCGATGTATCTTCAGGATGTGGACGCGATCGCGAAAATTCAGTGGAATGACCGCATTAGTTATGGCGACGTTCACCTTCAGGGAGAAGTGGAACAGTGTACTTACAATTTTGAAGCATCCGATCCCGACCTACTCTTTAAGCTATTTGGTTTATACGAACAGGAAGCAAAGCAGTTAATCGATCAAGGTTTAGTGCTTCCGAGTTATGACTATGTTCTCAAATGCTCCCACACCTTCAACTTGCTCGATGCGAGAGGGGTCATTTCTGTAACCGAGAGAACTCGTTACATTGGTCGGATTCGCAATTTGGCAAGACAAGTGGCACAACTTTATTTGCAGCAACGAGAGGCATTAGGATTTCCTCTATTAAAGGTATAGCGATTGAATTGAAATGAATGCGACTCGATGGGTTATTCTCTGCTGTGCTTACGGTGCGAGCTTATTATCGACGGCTATTTTAGGGTTTCCGACGCGATCGGTTTCCTGGCAACAATGGGGTGGATTAGCATTAAGTTGGGCAATTTTGGGAGTTGTTGCTGGATTCGTCGTACCGCGATTTTGGCGCATGAGTCCCCGATTGCCGATTTGGATTGCGGCGGGGTTGGTGGGTGCTTTAGCGGTTTCTCATTTGCAGTTGCGCGTCCCTCAAATGGCTCGGAACGATCTTAGTTTGCTGGTTCCTCAGCTTGAAGGATTGGCAACAGTTCGAGGTCAAATTTTGAATATGCCAACCCTTAACCGCAAGCAAAATGTCCGTTTTTTGTTGGCAGCAGAGACGGTTAACGATCGCGCGATTTCTGGAAAGGTTTATGTAACCGTACCATTGCTTCAAGGAACGGGTCTGGTTCCCAGGCAAGGCATTACGATTCGAGGAATTTTGTATCAACCCAAACCTGCCGCTCATCCTGGCGCTTTTGATTTTCAGGGCTTTTTAGCACGGCAAGGCGTTTTTTCAGGACTCAAGGGTTATTCAGTGGAGTCTTTGACAGAAGCGCCTTGGGGATGGTGGCAAATTCGATCGCGCATTATTCGCGCTCAAGTACGCTGGTTAGGCAGTCCGACGGGACAATTGGTGAGTTCGATTGTTTTGGGACGGCGCGCAGTCGATCTTCCCGACGATATTCGAGAGGCATTTATTCAAGCGGGTTTAGCTCACGTTCTTGCCGCTTCTGGGTTTCACGTTTCTCTATTGCTGGGTGTCATTCTTGTGCTAACTCGCAATTTGGCAGGAGGAACGCGGTTGTGGATTGGGATGGTGGCGTTGAGCATTTATGTGGGTTTGACGGGCGTTCAAGCGTCGGTGATGCGAGCAGTTATTATGGGATGCGGCGCGCTGGTCGGGTTGGCAACGGAACGAAAGGTTAAACCCCTCGGATTGTTATTACTCGCGGCAACGCTATTACTACTGTGCAACCCTTTATGGATTTGGGATTTAGGGTTTCAGTTGAGTTTCCTGGCAACATTGGGATTAATGGTGACAACTCCCAGGATTGTGGAAAAGTTGGATTGGCTGCCTCCCACAATTGCGACGTTAATCGCCGTTCCCCTCGCGGCTTCCCTGTGGACATTGCCGTTACTGCTTTACGTTTTTAACACCGTCGCAACCTACAGTATTCCGATCAATATTCTGACAACGCCTTTAATTTCTGCCATTAGTCTTGGGGGAATGGTTAGTGCGTTAGTGGCATTGATTTTTCCGCTTGCAGGCAGCGCGATCGCGTGGTTGCTCTATTATCCCGCACAAATCCTTATCGCGATCGTGCAATTTTTCACCCATTTACCGGGTCATTCTTGGGCTGTGGGAAAAATCGAACTGTGGCAATTATTCCTCGTTTATGGCGCAATTTTCCTAATTTGGCAGCTAAAGCACGTGCGTCGTTATTGGGGAGGAATTCTCTTATTTTGCATTCTATTGATTATTGCGCCCATTTACTACAACCATTTGACGCGCGTACAAATTACCGTGTTGCCGACCCAACCCTTACCTGCAATTGTATTGGAAGATCGGGGGAAAGTCAGTTTAATCAATAGCGGCGATGAGGATACGGTTCGCTACACCGTACTTCCTTTTTTACGCAATCGAGGAATTAATTCTCTGCATTTCGCGATCGATCCACAGTATGACCTACAACAGGGTTGGTCAAGTATTTTTGAGGATTTAAGCGTTAAAACCTTTTTCGCAATCCCAGAGCGCGAGAAAAGTGGCATAAAGGATACGAAAGGGGCAAAATACCAACCCCTCAAAGCCGGTCAAACCATTAAATTAGGTTCTGCTCTAACTCTAAAAGTAATGCATACCTCGCCCTCTGTTTTTCAGTTAAAAACTCAAGAAGGACAATGGTTATTAGTCGATTGGCAAGTGCCACAACCTCAAAATCCAAACCCAACCATCCAGTCTGTCCCCATCGCGCAATCTGAAATATTGTTATGGTCTGGCGAAACCCTAAAACCCGAATGGTTAAAAACCATTCAGCCTAAAGTTGTGATTACCACTTCAGAAAAAACGGTGCCAGACCCCCAAAAACAAATTCAGTTATACGCAACAGAACGCGATGGTTCGGTTCAATGGCAATTGGGAAAAGGATTTGAAGCCAACATTGAAACGACCGATCTCAATAACTCTATTCTCTAAAGTTCTGGTCAATTGCACCCAAAACTCAGTAGAATAGCTAGGATACGCTCTAAACCTGGAGAGGTGGCAGAGTGGTTGAATGCGGCGGTCTCGAAAACCGCTAAGGCGGCAACGTCTTCGAGGGTTCAAATCCCTCCCTCTCCGTTTTCCATTAGCTCTAGAATTTGTGTTATTCAGCTAGAGATACGCTATGACTGAAAGCAAGCACAAAGCTTACTCGTCACACATCCTGAACCCTGTTGAGTCCATTCGCAAGCGACCTGGAATGTATCTTGGCAGTACGAATTTCTTTGGCTTCGTTCAATACCTTGTATCCGCGTTCGATCTCATGCTCGATTGTGGAGCGACGTGGCTCGAATTTGAAGTGGCAGAGAACTTTAAAATGTCTTCCGATGCCTGCATTCCAACGTCCTTCAACGCTCGTCAGTTGCTGGAGCCATTTGAAGCAATTGGCAAGTTTGAATATCAGCACGCTCCTGATGCAATTGTACTCATGGCTCTCTCACAAGAGTTCCGGGTCACCATTAACGATGGTGAAACACAAACCGTGCTGGCAACAGAATATGGCGAGCGAGAATTGCTCCAACGGGAGCCGGCAATCACTTCAAAAGTCGGCACTGTCTTAGAATTCTCTCCCGACTGTTATATCTTCTCCGTTGTTGAAGTATCGTCAATGGTTGTTCATAGCTACTGCAAGCGAACTGCCTGTCTTCATCCGGGTGTGGCGTTTCGCATTAAGATCGGCGACGAGGTAACGGAATACAGGTCTAATGATGGCATTTGCGATTTCTTTGCTGCAATTTCAACCCCCTACCAGATCCTTCACCAGCCAATTCACATTCATGAATCTAATGGCGACCTCACAGTCGAAACTATTTTCACTTTTCACAGTTGGACAGAGAACCGAATCTGGTCATTCGCTAACAAGGGTCGCGTCCCAGATGGCGGCACGCATGAAGCTGGAATGCTGGATGCAATCGCCCAACTGCATAATCGGCACACGGATTCGGCTGTAGGCGTACTCGCCGTACTCGCCATCGAATATCCTCACGTAACCTATGAGGGCTGTATCAAGGCGCGTATTGGCAATCCCGAACTACGCGATCGCGTCTGCAAGCTTGTTACCACTGGTTTGGAGCATTGGGTTCGCGATAATGTACAAGAGGTTGAATACCTCAAGACGATCGAACGGTTCCAGTTCGCTGATGTTTGGTGATGGAAGTCTAGTGGTTCGTCAATCTCGATCTTGTGCGTTGAGGCTGACACGGTGATGCGGAGACGGGGAGAGGTGGCAGAGTGGTTGAATGCGGCGGTCTCGAAAACCGCTAAGGCGGCAACGTCTTCGAGGGTTCAAATCCCTCCCTCTCCGTACATTATTGACGCTTTTAATACTTCCGTTCCTTGGGTTCAAAGCGATTGATACTCACATCCATGTATTCAATCTCAATGCCCGCAGGGGAATAATAAGCCAGAGTGTGTTTGAGGAATTGTTTGTCATTCCGATTGGGAAAATCTTCCCGCGAGTGCGCGCCGCGACTTTCTTGACGCTTCAGGGCAGAAGTTAAGATTGTTTCGCCAACAATGGTTAAATTTTGCAATTCCAGCGCTTCTAGTAACTCTGTATTCCAGCAGGTATCTTTGTCGTCGAGATAAATTTGCCCATACTGTTGCTGGAGTTGGCGTAACCGTTTCAAGCCTTCCTGCATAATTTCTGCGGTGCGAAAGACTCCGCAATGTTCGCTCATGCAATCTTGGAATTCTTGGCGAATTTTAGCAATACGAATCGTTCCATTTTGATTTAAAAGGGATTGAATGCGTTCTTTTGCAGCGTTGAGATAGGATTGGGCATTAACATTAGGAAGTTTGCGGTTCTGTACGCATCCAGCAATGGTTTTACCCGTTCTTCTGCCATAAACCACACATTCTAAAAGGGAATTACTACCCAAGCGGTTTGCCCCATGAACGGAGACACAGGCACATTCCCCAGCAGCGAAGAAACCTTCTACCAGGCTGTCCGCAGAACGGCGTACTTGCCCGTCAGTATTGACAGGGATGCCTCCCATTGAGTAATGGGCAGTGGGGCGCACGGGCATTGGTTCATCTACTGCATCAATATCTAAGTGTCGGTGGGCTTCTTCCCAAGCAAAGGGAACGCGCAGCATAATACTTTCCCGTCCCATGTGGCGCAAATCGAGATGAACAAAGGTTCCGCCAGGACTGCCATCGGGATGAATACCACGTCCGGCACGAATTTCAAGGGTGATGGCGCGGGAGGTGATGTCGCGGGGGGCAAGTTCCATTTGATTGGGGGCATAATCTTCCATGAAGCGCTTGCCGTCACTATTGCGCAGGTAGGCTCCTTCCCCCCGAACGGCTTCGGAAATGAGTACGCCAACGGGATACAATCCTGTGGGGTGAAATTGAACGAATTCCATGTCTTCTAGGGGTAATCCCGCGATCGCGCACATGGCTAATCCATCCCCCGTTGAGGCATAGTCATTAGAAGTTGTATTAAAGACTCTACCGTAGCCCCCAGTTGCGAACATCACTGCTTTCGCCCGAACGACTTCTAAGGAACTATCGAGAATGCGGTACATAACAACGCCTTTCGCCGTATTCTCTTCGAGAATCAGTTGCAAAACGTACCATTCTTCATAAACGCGCACGCCGTAGCGTCGCAAATTGTTGACCAATTCGTGTAGAATCGCGTGTCCGGTTTTATCGGCAGCATAGCAGGTGCGCTTGTGGGAGTGTCCCCCAAATGCGCGTTGGGCAATGCGCCCGTCGGGGAGACGGGAGAAAAGAACGCCCAGATGTTCTAAGTCAATGACCACATCCGGGGCTTCTTGAGTGAGAATTGCAACGGCATCTTGATCTGCGAGGTAGTCGGAACCTTTAACCGTATCGAAGGCGTGGGCTTCCCAACCATCTTCAGGATCGACGTTTCTTAGAGTTGCTGCCATTCCCCCTTGGGCGGCGACGGAGTGAGAGCGGATGGGGTGGGTTTTGGCAACAATGGCAACGTCAATGCTGGGGTCAGTCTGTTTGATTTCGAGGGCAGCACGGCAACCAGCTAAACCACCGCCAACAATAATAACGTCGTGTTCGAGCATTTGGGATCGGCACAGTGAGTGTTCTTTTTTTTATCGTGACTTAGATAGCGCGTTCTGGGGGATGAATCGGGAAACTTCGTTACAAACAAAATTTAACGCTATTTTTGATTTTTCGGATGCCACACTTGAATTGCGCGTCCTTTAATCTCTTTTCCCAACCAATAGGTATTGTGACTGAGAGATTGCAGGGTTTGAGGGTTAACGTTCCAGGTTTGATGGGGATCGAATAAAACTAACTCTGCCGATTCTCCCACAGCACAACGCAGGGGGGGCTGCTGAAGGCAGCGCAGGGGTGCCGTACTCAAGCGATTCCATAGTGTTAGTGCGGACCATTCGCCGGTTTCAACGAATCGATGCCACAACAGAGGAAGGGCAAGTTCCAATCCAATTGCGCCGCAGGGTGCGTCAGCAAAGGCAACGGTTTTCTCGGCATAGGTGAAGGGTGCGTGATCGATCGCGATCGCGTCTAGGGTTCCTTCTCGAACTCCTTGAATTAAAGCCGCGCGATCGTTGGGATTGCCAAGGGGAGGATCGAGGCGCAAATTGGGATCGTAACTCCCCATCTCTTCGGTGGACAAGAGTAGGTGCAACCAAGTGACGCTAGCAGTAATCGGTAAACCGCGCGATTTCGCTTCTGCAATCAACTCAACGCCTCGTGCAGTTGAAACGCGCATCAAATGGACGTTTGCGTGGGTTACAGCAATGATTTCTAGTAATGCCGCGATCGCGGCGGCTTCAGAAATTGCCGGATCTCCAGGCAAACCGGAACGAATCGATAGTACGCCCTCTCGCATTACACCTTCTCCCCGTAGCGCGCGATCGGTTGCCACTAAAGCAAGGGGTTTTCCTAAAGGTGCTAAATACTCCAAAATCTGACGAAGTACGCCAAAATTCGAGATCGGGCGACCATCTGTAAAACCAATACAATGGGCAGCACTTAACTCCGCCAATTCGGTCATTTGTTGCCCTTCGAGGTTTTGAGTTGCCGCACCCCAAAAATAAAAACGGGCTGTGTTAGGGGGTTGCTTTTTACGCAAGCGTTCTAATACCGATGGATTATCAATAGGAGGAATGGTGTCGGGTAATAGAGCAATGCGCGTCACACCTCCCGCAAGGGCTGCTGAACGCAGGCTATCAAGGGTTTCCCGCTCTTCGCGACCGGGTTCGCCACTGCGAGCATAAAGCTCGACTAAACCGGGCGCAAGGATTAACCCTCGGCTGTCTCGCACGGTCGTTTCTTGAGGAATATCAACAATTTTGGGCGAAATCTCGCGAATTTTTCCCTCAGCAATCCAAATATCCGCCACGCGATCGGTTCCAGAAACCGGATCCAGGACTCTCACTTGTTCTAGGAGTTCGCTACCCATAAATCACTACGCATTTAAATCGCGAGCTAGGGCTGATGCAAAGGGATCGGATTTCCTCTGAAAATGCAAGCCAATCTGGGGGGAATAGGAAGACGTGCAGCGTTGATACCAATCGATTCAATCGTAAAGGGAGATGCATATTCCGCTTAACTCGAAGTCACTAAACGCTTGCGCAAGGATTCTACCCGACGCTTTGCCGTTGCATTTTTAGGTTCGTATTTCAAGGATTCTTCATAGACTTCTACTGCTTGAGCAATTAACTTTTTCTGTTCGTAAACGTGACCGAGATTATTTAACGCAATGACGTATTCAGGATTGTACTTAATGGCTTCTTTATACTGACGAATTGCCAAGTCGTGTTGCTCGTTTGCGAAGTAAGCATAGCCAATCCCATTATAGATTAAGGCTTTATTTTCTGGGATTATTTCTTCTGCTTTTAAGGCTTTATCAAATGCTTTCGTCGCTTGAGTAAACATTTTTTTGTCTAAAAAAATACTGCCTAATTCGTAATATTCTAAAGCAGTTCCCTTTTCTTTTTTGAGTTTATTTTGGAGTTTTGAAAGTTTGCTTTCCTTGCGCCGAACTTTAAAAATCTGAACTAAAATAACCCCGGATGCGATAGTCAATAATCCGAGCAATATAGAGATATAAATTGTGGGAAGAGTTTCATTCATGGTTTAAAAATCAACGATTCGGTTATTTCAATTAAGACAGTCCCCAATGGACAATTCTCTCCTGCAACCAACCGGATTTTTGCCAGCGTAGCAGCGCCCGATCGACTTGAAGGTATAGTTCGCTGTATTCCAATCCCTTGGGCATCGCAATACACAGGGCTTTTCCCGGCAAACGAACGGGTAAGAGGCGATAAGTGGGATATTCTTGAATCCAGCCGGTTAAAAGGGTTCTATCGGCGGCAAAAGCATCAATTTCCCCGATTTCCAGACGATCGCGCGCCTCTTGATAAGACTCAACGCCCACCAGGCGCGCTTTGGGAAATTCATAACGAATGTCCGCGATCGTACTCGATCCTTGCAAAACAGCAATCTTGCCTGTTGCTAAGTCCCCTCGACTTTGTATTTTGGGGTTGCGGCTGACCAATCCCGTGCTGTTTAAGTAATAATATCGGCTCAGGTTAACCACGCGATCGCGCACTTCCGTCGCACTCAGGTTAGCAACAACCAGATCGACTTCTCCCTGAAGCAATAGGGGTAAGCGATCTTGATTCCTCACAGGGCGAAACTCCACAGCATCGGGACTCCCCAACCACTCTTGAGCCAATTGTCGGGCAATATCAATCTCTAAGCCTTGCAAGTTGCCGCGATCGTCGGTGAATCCTAACGGGCGCAAGTTATCTTTAACTGCCACAATGAGCTTGCCCCGACGGTTAATTTCTGCCAAACTGGCAGCCGAAACCGGATCGCACAGAAAATAGGACGCGCCCAATAGCGCGATCGCGCAACTCAAACTGGCAATTTTCTGCTTTAGCATTAGGACGCTTGGAAATAGCAGTGAGATTGAATAAACGCTCTCGGTTTCACCGAAAGAAAAGCGAGATTTCGGGTGCGACTGAAACCGCCCCCATTCTCTTTACTTCGCCTGCTCTGCCAACTCTACCACTTTGCTAAAAGCTTCCGGATCGAGGATTGCAAGCTGCGCCAGCATTTTACGATTCAATTCGATATTTGCTTTTTTCAATTTTCCCGTAAACTGGCTGTAACTCAAACCGTGCGATCTAGAAGCAGCATTGATGCGCGTAATCCAGAGGCGGCGAAAATCTCGCTTGCGATTGCGGCGATCGCGGTAAGCGTTCCGCAAAGCCTTCATCACCTGTTGATTCGCCGTGCGGAATAACTTCGAGTGCGATCCTCGAAAACCTTTCGCGAGTTTAAGAATTTTTTTGCGCCGTTTGCGCGCAACGTTTCCGCGCTTTACCCTTGCCATAATTTTTTCCTAGGTTTTTCAATCAAATTTTCTTCAACAATCCACCTTACATATAAGGCATCATCAAGCGAACGTTCGGCGCATCGCGCTCGTCAACCAAAGATAGATTGGAGAGGCGACGGCGCTTGCGTTCGGCACTTTTGCACTGTAGTAAGTGGTTTTTATAAGCCTTACGACGGCGAATTTTTCCCGTTGCCGTTGGGCGAAAGCGTTTAGCGGCAGCTCTTTTGGTTTTCAGCTTGGGCATTGACTTGTCTCAATTCGACACAATTCATCATTCTACTATTAACCTCTCGGCTACAGCAAGCTTGCACCGATTTAAATTTTCCGTAGTGGGGGGTTTTGCTTTCAGGACTCGCGCCCCTCTCCCACATGGGGAAATCTACCTTTATGATAGAAGGAGACGCACGTCGATCGAGTCCGTTCGAGGTCATGTTTTCGGCAACCGTCCCAGACCTCGTTTTTCCTTATCCACTCCATTGCCAACGGCGGTTTTCAAAATGCTAAATTACCTTCTCTACAGCATTATTACCCTTGTTTTAGGGGGATTGGGCTATTCTTTAGCTTCCATGAGAATTATTACCGAAGGAAATGAAGCGCTAGTCGAACGATTGGGGAAGTTTCAGAGAAAATTGGAACCCGGACTAAATTTTGTGACTCCTTTCCTCGATTCGATTGTGGTGGAAGAAACCAATCGAGAAAAAGTACTCGACGTTCCACCGCAAAATACAATTACCCAAGATAACGTGTCTTTGAAAGTGGATGCGGTTGTCTATTGGCAAATTATCGATCTCGAAAAAACTTTTTACTTGGTTGAAGATGTTGAGGAAGCGATTGAGAATTTAGTCCTCACGACGCTACGTTCGGAAATCGGTCAACTGGATTTGGAAGATACTTACTCCTCCAGAGATAAAATCAACAAAACCCTTTTGCAGCAACTCGATGAAGCAACGGGAAATTGGGGCGTGAAAGTGACGCGGGTTGAAGTCAAAGAACTCACTCCCGCACAAAATGTCATGGAATCCCTAGAACTCGAACGGGCAGCGAAAAGTAAGAAAAATGCAGAAATCATGGAAATGCAGGGAACGCAGCAATCCATTGAAATGATTTCCGACGCGATCGATCGCAACAAAAATCGCAAAGAGGTTCTTAGCTTTTTAACTCTTCAGCGCTACGTTGAAGCCTTGGAGAAATTGGGCGATAGTTCCAATGCGAAGATCGTGTTTATGGATCCTAAAGCTTTGAATGAAGCCGTTGCCGAGCTGATGGATGGGGAAGTTCCATCAGATTCAGCCGGGGGGATCGATTTGAGTAACAATTAGGCATCCATTGAGATACCACCCCCTGTTCTTGCAAGAAAGCTTGAGGCTACATCAGTCCAACAGGAGAAAATAGATAGAATTGCCCCTTACTGTTTGATGTGAGGGGTTAAATTTTGGGATTGAATAATTTCCTGTAATAGTCCCTCGCAAGCGTCTAAGAGTAAGTCGATGACGTAATTGAAGCCTTCTTTCCCTCCATAGTAGGGATCGGGAACTTCGCGATCGCGGTGGCGCGAAGCAAAATCGCAGATTAGCTGCACCTTATTGCGATAGTTCCCGTCCACATCTGCGAATAAAATATCGCGATAATTATCGCGATCCATCGCCAGAATGAGATCGAACGCTTCAAAATCCGTTGCCTCAAACTGTCGCGCTTTTCCCTCTAAAACGATTCCGCGTTCCTTTGCCGCAGCCCGCATCCGTCGGTCGGGAGAGGAGCCGATATGATAGCTAGACGTACCCGCAGAATCGCAGGAAATCCGATCGCTCAAACCCGCCTGTGCTATTAAATGGTTCATGATATTTTCCGCCGAGGGAGAACGGCAAATATTACCAAGGCAAACAAAAAGTAACTTGTACGACATCGATTGCTCAAAATTAAGATTCCAACCTCAGTGATACTCAATCAAAGGAACGGTTGTCTAGTTTCTCGATCCTGAAATTCGTGCGCGATCGCGTAAGAGGGAAAGAATAAACGAATAAATAACACGACAAAACCACTCTACGCTCTTTCATATCCTTGCAACTTGCGTGTTATTGTTTTTAACGTTCGCTCGGCATCTATCACAATTCTTACTCTCATAGGGATCGCGCCCTCCAGGGTTCGAGTCGTTTTGCTCTTGGAGTTTCATCGGCACGCGACCGTTATAATGTACGCTTTCAGAACAATTCTCTATGTTTAAATCCCGTCGAAATTCTTTTAAAACTCACCGCAGCCCTTACTACAGCCGACGCAAACGCCGACTTCCCTCCCCGTGGCTGATACTTGCCGCGATTCCTCTGTTCTTAATTGCCGTCGAACTGCTTGCCCGTTCCGCGATCGCGGTATCTGGAAAAAGTCAGGAATTAGCGCGATATAAAGGCGAACCCGCCCTCGTCACTGCCTACCGCCTCCAATTCCTCTCTAACGATCGCAAACCCTACACCGCCTTGCCCGATCGCGGCGAACTCAAAGCCAAACACAGTATGGCTCTTGGCTATGAACTCGTGGGCAAACAAAAAAATAAATATTGGGCAATTGACGAACAAGGATTTCGAGACGAAGAACCGCTTCCCTTAGAAAAACCTAAAGATGAGATTCGGATTTTTATCCTAGGCAACTCCACAGCTTTTGGCAAAGGGAACCAGAGCAATGCTGCAACCATTGCGCCGAAACTCGAAACCTTGATGAACGAGCGCATTGCAACCCAGAAAAAATCCCCCGATAGCTATCGCCCCGATGCCTTAAGCTTTTATAAACCCGAACGAGACAAAGCCCTCGCCCTTCCTCCAAAAATTCGCCCTGGAACTTACCGAATTGTCAACGCAGCCGTTCCGGGTTACACCTCCGGCAATCACCTCGCCCAACTTGCCCTACAAATTCTCCCCTACAAACCCGATGCCATTATCGTCCTGGGCGGTTACACCGATTTGATGTTACCCAGCGATAAAACAGCGACGAATATTCCTCAACTCGATCGCTTTCTCGCCAACGCATCCGGACATTATCGGGCGGCATTAAGCCAGTCTCTGCGGGAGTGGTTTGCCAATAGTGCTTCTTATAAAGTCTGGCAATATTGGATTCTTAACCCCGAACCCTCCCTTGCAGAAAAAACCCTAGGCATGATGGAGGAAAACAAATCTCTCGATCGCCATCTTGCTGGAGATGATGAAGAATTGCAACGTCGCGTCGATCGCTACTACCAGAACTACAAACAGATGGTTCAATTGTGCGCGGGTGCTGGAATTCCCTTGGTATTAGCGCTTCAGCCAGAAGTTACGGGAAATTCCCCAGAAAAGCTGGAAGACGAGGAAAAAGAAATGCTCGAAACCTTGGGAGATGGATACCAGGAAGGGATCGAGGAAGGATA encodes:
- a CDS encoding dihydroorotase is translated as MGSELLEQVRVLDPVSGTDRVADIWIAEGKIREISPKIVDIPQETTVRDSRGLILAPGLVELYARSGEPGREERETLDSLRSAALAGGVTRIALLPDTIPPIDNPSVLERLRKKQPPNTARFYFWGAATQNLEGQQMTELAELSAAHCIGFTDGRPISNFGVLRQILEYLAPLGKPLALVATDRALRGEGVMREGVLSIRSGLPGDPAISEAAAIAALLEIIAVTHANVHLMRVSTARGVELIAEAKSRGLPITASVTWLHLLLSTEEMGSYDPNLRLDPPLGNPNDRAALIQGVREGTLDAIAIDHAPFTYAEKTVAFADAPCGAIGLELALPLLWHRFVETGEWSALTLWNRLSTAPLRCLQQPPLRCAVGESAELVLFDPHQTWNVNPQTLQSLSHNTYWLGKEIKGRAIQVWHPKNQK
- a CDS encoding succinate dehydrogenase/fumarate reductase flavoprotein subunit → MLEHDVIIVGGGLAGCRAALEIKQTDPSIDVAIVAKTHPIRSHSVAAQGGMAATLRNVDPEDGWEAHAFDTVKGSDYLADQDAVAILTQEAPDVVIDLEHLGVLFSRLPDGRIAQRAFGGHSHKRTCYAADKTGHAILHELVNNLRRYGVRVYEEWYVLQLILEENTAKGVVMYRILDSSLEVVRAKAVMFATGGYGRVFNTTSNDYASTGDGLAMCAIAGLPLEDMEFVQFHPTGLYPVGVLISEAVRGEGAYLRNSDGKRFMEDYAPNQMELAPRDITSRAITLEIRAGRGIHPDGSPGGTFVHLDLRHMGRESIMLRVPFAWEEAHRHLDIDAVDEPMPVRPTAHYSMGGIPVNTDGQVRRSADSLVEGFFAAGECACVSVHGANRLGSNSLLECVVYGRRTGKTIAGCVQNRKLPNVNAQSYLNAAKERIQSLLNQNGTIRIAKIRQEFQDCMSEHCGVFRTAEIMQEGLKRLRQLQQQYGQIYLDDKDTCWNTELLEALELQNLTIVGETILTSALKRQESRGAHSREDFPNRNDKQFLKHTLAYYSPAGIEIEYMDVSINRFEPKERKY
- the glyQ gene encoding glycine--tRNA ligase subunit alpha; this translates as MTSFQFVISTLNEFWSDRGCLIAQPYDTEKGAGTMNPHTFLRAIGSEPWSVAYVEPSRRPTDGRYGENPNRYQHYYQYQVLIKPSPPNIQEVYLDSLSALGIAVEDHDIRFVEDNWESPTLGAWGVGWEVWLDGMEITQFTYFQQCGGIDCRPVSIEITYGLERLAMYLQDVDAIAKIQWNDRISYGDVHLQGEVEQCTYNFEASDPDLLFKLFGLYEQEAKQLIDQGLVLPSYDYVLKCSHTFNLLDARGVISVTERTRYIGRIRNLARQVAQLYLQQREALGFPLLKV
- a CDS encoding tetratricopeptide repeat protein; the protein is MNETLPTIYISILLGLLTIASGVILVQIFKVRRKESKLSKLQNKLKKEKGTALEYYELGSIFLDKKMFTQATKAFDKALKAEEIIPENKALIYNGIGYAYFANEQHDLAIRQYKEAIKYNPEYVIALNNLGHVYEQKKLIAQAVEVYEESLKYEPKNATAKRRVESLRKRLVTSS
- a CDS encoding ComEC/Rec2 family competence protein gives rise to the protein MNATRWVILCCAYGASLLSTAILGFPTRSVSWQQWGGLALSWAILGVVAGFVVPRFWRMSPRLPIWIAAGLVGALAVSHLQLRVPQMARNDLSLLVPQLEGLATVRGQILNMPTLNRKQNVRFLLAAETVNDRAISGKVYVTVPLLQGTGLVPRQGITIRGILYQPKPAAHPGAFDFQGFLARQGVFSGLKGYSVESLTEAPWGWWQIRSRIIRAQVRWLGSPTGQLVSSIVLGRRAVDLPDDIREAFIQAGLAHVLAASGFHVSLLLGVILVLTRNLAGGTRLWIGMVALSIYVGLTGVQASVMRAVIMGCGALVGLATERKVKPLGLLLLAATLLLLCNPLWIWDLGFQLSFLATLGLMVTTPRIVEKLDWLPPTIATLIAVPLAASLWTLPLLLYVFNTVATYSIPINILTTPLISAISLGGMVSALVALIFPLAGSAIAWLLYYPAQILIAIVQFFTHLPGHSWAVGKIELWQLFLVYGAIFLIWQLKHVRRYWGGILLFCILLIIAPIYYNHLTRVQITVLPTQPLPAIVLEDRGKVSLINSGDEDTVRYTVLPFLRNRGINSLHFAIDPQYDLQQGWSSIFEDLSVKTFFAIPEREKSGIKDTKGAKYQPLKAGQTIKLGSALTLKVMHTSPSVFQLKTQEGQWLLVDWQVPQPQNPNPTIQSVPIAQSEILLWSGETLKPEWLKTIQPKVVITTSEKTVPDPQKQIQLYATERDGSVQWQLGKGFEANIETTDLNNSIL
- a CDS encoding DNA topoisomerase IV subunit B family protein — protein: MTESKHKAYSSHILNPVESIRKRPGMYLGSTNFFGFVQYLVSAFDLMLDCGATWLEFEVAENFKMSSDACIPTSFNARQLLEPFEAIGKFEYQHAPDAIVLMALSQEFRVTINDGETQTVLATEYGERELLQREPAITSKVGTVLEFSPDCYIFSVVEVSSMVVHSYCKRTACLHPGVAFRIKIGDEVTEYRSNDGICDFFAAISTPYQILHQPIHIHESNGDLTVETIFTFHSWTENRIWSFANKGRVPDGGTHEAGMLDAIAQLHNRHTDSAVGVLAVLAIEYPHVTYEGCIKARIGNPELRDRVCKLVTTGLEHWVRDNVQEVEYLKTIERFQFADVW